The Anopheles arabiensis isolate DONGOLA chromosome Y unlocalized genomic scaffold, AaraD3 chrY_contig0002, whole genome shotgun sequence genomic interval GTCATTACTTCTTGAAGGGTGATTATTGTTGGATCGTGTCTATTGATTAGTAGTTTTAGTTCTTCTATATTTTGGTTCATGCTTCTGATATTCCAGGATAATGCAAATATGGATGAATAGTTATTCGATTGATATGATGAATTGAATTATGTAGTAAaggaaaaatggataaaagtTTATGCTTATAATCAGAAGGATATTGTTAATATTGAAATTATAAACTAATCTACAGATTTCGTGTTAGACCTAAGAGTTTTTTAGAGGCAACAGAGGGAGAAGGATTGGATGTGGGAGGGTCGGGGGATTGGGATGAGGGAGAGATGGGGATGATTTTTCGGGGTTGGGATTCCTCTTCCGAGGAGGGGGTGTTCTTTTGGTGGGAACGTTTCCGTTTGTTAGTGGTGTTATTTTGTTCGTCTgcgtcattttgttttacatgttttactttttctactttttcgTCTTCATTATCTTCTTCAGTTTCTTCTTCAGTGCTTTCTTCCGTGCTTTCTTCCATGCTAAAATCGTCTAATTCTTCTTCACTTTCATcctcttcaatttccatttgagattctattttctttttttctaaactCTTTTCAAAATTCTTGCACATTCTTTTCATAGTTTTATCCTGATcttcgatttttgttgttagatTAGTTGCTGTTTGTGTAagcaaaattatcatttttctaGAGATTCATTCTTTTTCTTGAGTTCTTCAATTTGGGTGTCTTTTTCAtctactgtgtgtgtctgttgtgcGTATGTGATGCGGTTTTGAATGGGACTAGAATTTGTGGAATGGGTAGCATTAAGCAGAACTTTACGTGCCTCACCGTAAGAACAGTTGTTGTCGATCTTGTACTTGATGACCTGTTCTTCTTGAATGTAGCGGGGACAGGTACGAGACGTGGTGCTGTGGTTGTCCTTGCAGTTTATGCACACGGGATCTACGGTGCACTCTCCATGCGCAGGGGTACCACAGTTAGTGCAGGTAGGCGACAGTTTACAGTGAATCTGTGTATGTCCAAACTGTCCACACTTAAAACACTGCATTGGTTTCGGGTAATAGGCTCTTGTTTTCACTTGTAAAGCACCAAGGCGAATAAACTCCGGAATGGAGGTAGCATTGATTCGAAgcagaaaaatgtttgttggCACAATTTCACCATTCACTTTACGCGTAAAACGTCGAGCATTCATTACTTTTTGGTCACTCAAGTTCTCCAGAATATCTTCATCACTTAATCCTTTTAGATCCAGGGCAAAAATTACACACTGAACACTATTGAGGGTCACATGAGGAGCAACTTTCACAAGGGTTCCATCGATTAACTTTGTAATTTTTGAAGCTTCTCGAAGTGGCTTTGGTTCCTAGTTTTCAGCAAAAGCTTCTTTCCACTGTCGATTTTACGGCCAAACTCACTAAGATCACTGCCAACGGCGTCCTTGATGGTTTTACCTACGATGAACGGGTTTACGGGCAAGACAGAATCATTTGCCATTTGAAGCACCAAATACTTTAGTTCACCATTCTCATTGTCTTTGTCCATCCACGGGGGCATAGGTCTCACTCTACGAGTGGTCCCGGGAGGGGGAAAATTCCCCCCTAAGGGGGGAGGGTCTGACATGTTGTCGGCccaatgtaaaaatatttctttaaaacaattatttatttcaatttcaaatcactGTTTAAATCACAGAATCACCACACCAACAAACATTTCACTGTGATACAGATATTATCCCTAACCACGTAAAAccagtcctgaaaaggactgcaTTGAACAACTAAAAGTAACACTTCACAGCAAGGTCGCACACGAAACAAAGAGGAAAAATACCGGGTAACAAATCTACAGAGCAGGAGGTATAAGAAATACGTCCGCACACTTCAGCTGTCACAAGTCGGTTGGAGGCGTACTGGGTGATTGCGTTCTAGAAAAATTCCAAGCTCTCCGATCGCTTATAACGGGCTGTGAGAGAGAATACGTATCGTGCAGCTCGAAAAATTCCAAACGAGTATCGGGCAGCACGAATGAGCTGCTATATAAGCATCGGTCGGGTCAAAATTGTTCTAGTATAAAAAAGACCCTTCTCAAAGGGAACATCGTGTTGTTCGTGATCCCTTACAAACGTTCCCCAATCAAATCTAACCATGTCTGGCcgtggaaagggaggaaaggtaAAGGGAAAGGCAAAGTCCCGTTCCAACCGTGCCGGTCTTCAGTTCCCCGTTGGCCGTATTCATCGTCTCCTGCGCAAGGGTAACTATGCCGAGCGCGTCGGTGCCGGAGCACCCGTGTATCTGGCAGCCGTCATGGAATACTTGGCCGCTGAAGTGCTTGAGTTGGCCGGAAACGCTGCCCGTGACAACAAGAAGACGCGCATCATCCCGCGTCATCTGCAGCTGGCCATCCGCAACGACGAGGAGTTGAACAAGCTGCTGTCCGGAGTAACCATCGCTCAGGGTGGTGTGCTGCCCAACATTCaggccgtgctgctgcccaagAAGACCGAAAAGAAGGCTTAAACTGTGTGACAAAGCTTCCTTCATCTCAAACCCAAAACCGTCCTTTTCAGGGCGACAAATAACTTTGCCAAAgacattttattcgatttatgCTGATTCGATTTATGCTGaactagaaaggaaaaaaatcccGATATATCAAGAACCGTGCATAAAACTGTGTACAAAATGTAGGTAAAAATGTGCctttctttggcacaaaaagcatcatttgatgtttttaattCTGTAACCCATCACTACGAATTTTACAAAATGCAGCATATCGTTAgcgatgtgtgcatttttccAGGTAGCTTTGTCAAGAGAGTTGGTTTTACCATAGAAATGCAAGCAGTGATACTTGTGTGTTGACCTTTTTCTGAAAACAGTAAAGGACACTTTTACCTGATTTATCGTTAACCACGAGAAAATGTTGAAAGTATCGGTCAACGAAAAATGTGTTGCATTAAGGAGAAATTAAGTTCTCACAAAAGTTTGATTTTCTTTATATcgggaaatgttggaaatggCTTTAAAACAGGGGGACCAAAAATAAGGAAGattcatacaaacaaacaatctcaACAATGATTCCTTTTACCCGTCATCTACATAACCATGTACCCAAATATGTGTAGCATTTTAtagtatttcttttttaaaacgATACTTTCATTTGCAAAGTAGGAATGCCAATAAAATACAATGGATTGAAATGCCCCTAACGCATATGTCACTCCACATTCAATAACGCCATCTAGTGGTGATCAAAGTCTCTGCAACCGGTAGTAACGCCATCTAAATAattggtaaaagtaaggctcagccctctacgttacatAGGAGTAGCGTTACTTGCCGTTTTAAAAttcccaagcagcattttatAGAGTTTTTGTCATCTTCGCTACCGACCGGTGCACACCTGTtgtatataaaatattttacatttcgcaGAAAATTTTGGTTATTTGCTTTAGGATAATTCGATATCAATGCGATTTAATACTTAAAATACAATTACAATAcagatttattattattcattaagGTACGATGATATAGCCAAAATAGTCTTACAGTTTAAAGTTCTCAAAACGCGAACAGCTTTTGATTGGAGTAATATTCCCAAAgtagaaaatacaaaatagtGAAAGTTTATTTAGATAAATTAAACACATGAAATGAATTGATTGCCTATTAACGTTTGTATTAGTATTAACGTTAATATATGCGCTTCTCAAACTACTGGTCCAGAAGATGTGGCCGATGCTCTCTCTAACACACCTGTTGGTGCACTGCTCCCTATGCTACCAGTCATCACTGTCGATACGTTCACctctgccatcaaacgtgtcaaATCCTCATATAcccctggcccagatggtatacCGGCCGTTATCCTAAAGTGGTGTGCTTCTGCGCTTGCTCCCTCGCTGATGAAGATTTTTAAGGAGTCCCTGAGATGTGGAATCTTTCCTAAGAATGATGCTGTAAACTATCGTGGCATAACCTCACTcagcgtgtgtgcaaaggtgttcgaAATGCTAATCTACGAGCCATTGTTGGCCTCGGCCTGCAACTATATTAGTGTGAATCAACATGGTTTTGTACCCAGGCGATCTACAACGACTAATCTACTAGAATGTGTtagcaaatgccataaatctatCGATAACGGTTTACAACTAGATGCTATTTACACGGATATCAAGGCAGCATTCGACAGTGTATCGCACTCCATCTTGCTAGCGAAACTCGACTTACTTGGTCTCCCAAACCCTATGATAATGTGGCTTAGATCGTACCTTACAGATCGTCAATATTCTGTGAAGTTAGGCCCGTACATGTCAAGTCCAGTGCATGCATCTTCTGGAGTCccgcagggcagcaacctgggtcctttgctgttccttcttttcatcaacgaCGCGACATTGATCCTTCCGGCTTTCGCGTcatctactgtacgcagatgacgcgaaaatttttcgtgttattcgtgaaccagaagaccacgcccgactgcaaacttccttgcatgagttccagtgttggtgcaaccgtaatgctttatccctatgcacacataaatgtgaagCCATTACTTTCAGTCGTTCTCGCTGCCCATCATTGTATGAATATGCGCTTGATGGACAGTCCTTGGCGCGAAAACAATGTGTTAAGGATCTAGGTGTTTTGCTCgatacaaaactatcatttaagGATCAGCTGGATCACGTAGTAGCCACCAGCAATAGAATGCTAGGACTAGTTATCAATATGACTCGCGAGCTTATTGATATACCTTGCACCAAGGCGCTCTATTGCTCACTTATCTGGTCATTAatggaatatgcaaatatcgtatggtggccaactgcagcgcgtccgttagctcgattggaatcaatccagcgcaaaatttcacgatttgcacttcgctcatggaaccaaaggctcgattaccggactaggtgtttactactcgggctacccaccctaagtgagcgtatacgaaaagccaggttgtcgttcatcacgggacttctcgacggccgtattgactctccgtcactactggctgccatcaacctgtacgttccggccaggccgctccggactcgggcaatgttggccctcgacgatcgtagaacgcaatttggctcctctgacccATTCCTACtcatgtgccgtgctttcaacgcagtcagcgacgcttttgagccgaggattttgccaactgagtttaatgatcgtgtttctgtgttaaatttggttccatagtgcacatttttatgtcatgttttatgttttatgttattgtaatccattgtaaagaactcattgtaaaacattgctaaaatggttcgagaggccattattgtccatcgatagacaaataaacataaacataacgTTTACGTTTATGGCAATTTGGAATGATAGTTGCTTTGGGTGCGAGGGCTTTTTTTGCAAGGGCGCTTAACGAGgttaaaaaatacttttatgACATTAAAAATTCTTGTAATACCAATAGTTTgacaaataaataactaagttttttttatgataacaTCCATATCCATTTGTAGaattgtattaaaatatttctcaAAGTAGTTATAAGCATCGGTTattgatgtaaaaaaataaaaaatataataataatgtgaTAATTTTTTGTATTCATATATTTTCCATAAGTCTTCTCTTCAAAGATGATTCCTGaacttctttttatttgttttcaattttgtcaTATTCTCATTAttgcataaaaataatcaaaaatacaACATGATTGATTATCTATTCGTTTTGCTTATACATGACGGTAAAACCAGGCTTTAAAAAATGATGCTTGAGTTTGCGCTAAACAAGCGTTACGTGTaacgctagcgtaacgtagagggctgagcgttacttttaccaaataattaattatgcGATCTATGAGGTCCAAGGGTGTTTGTCTTGGATAATAACTGGGAAACATTTGTATGATAACGGAAGGTGGGGAAAAATCACCaattgtaaaaattaaaatggaaaCATCGGTCGCGGAGCATCGCTAAGTCAGTATACCAAATGAAGTCAGTATCCCAAGAAAATATATGGCATTCAGTTAACAGCATAGACTTTGGAGTTTGAGTTAATTCTACATCTTCATATCATTTTGCTAGCAAATCTTACTTAAAGTATCTGACGGGTAGCTTTTGCTTGAGACTTGTTAGCCCTTTCCAAAGAATATGAATGAATAATTGTGTTGGTATTTTCCTAGAGAATACTAGAGCCatagattttaattttgtagTGAAAGGGAAAATCCTATACAATGCCGCATTAACATTTatattctttgttttttctttctaataTTTTCCAGTCTTctaatattttctaaaatgTTCCTAGGGCAGGATGTAACAGAGCATTTTGATATGTTGAGACGCATCAAATTGGAATTCCACCATGGGTTAAAtccaattaaacaatttagaACAGTTAAACAATCGGTTTGATCAGATACCGGTAGGAACGTTTTCATTTCATctgcataaaacaatttttcgcaatCTGGTATAACGTACATAACATTGATctatgaaaattttaaaaagaatAGGGCCGAGAATACTGCCTTGTGGAACTCCGGACGAAATATTCATTGTAACATGTCAAACACTTAAATAACAGGAGAGCCAATAGCTTGATAGTTTTGAAATTAGCGTTGAGTGATTTACGGAGTCAAAGGCAGCATTGACGCTGTTAGCTGTTATAATAAATTCACAAACTTGATGTAAACGGTGTAGTTTTTTATCAccagttttccttttttgatgAGTTATCCCAAGTATATAGGAACGATGCAAATGTTTAAGTCATATTCGAgctgatgcaaaaaaaaaacggtatgaTCCACGCGGCGATTGTTGCTTCAAGAAGATTAGAGGTTTGCcctaaaaaatatttttattagaaaatttagataaaaaaagcaagaaagaaaaatgattcattttaacCAACGCTTTAACCGTTGCCTTTGAGAACGCTTCAAACGCACACGTATAAGTTAAAAATCACATTAACAAAACGACATCTCATGTAAATGCACTGAATATACAGCAGTGTGAGTGCTTGTTATGCGAGTAAAATGTTATACGCCCACCATCAGAAGCCATCAAagacattttttctctcaaataaaacattttaatgttgCGAAAGACACAGCTCTTGAGTAATGTAttgtggtcctgaaaaggaccgtttGATTTGAGACTCCATTTGGAGGTTTGTTAGAGCACGTTGAATTTAACCTCCGAAACCGTACAGAGTGCGGCCCTGACGCTTCAGAGCATACACCACATCCATAGCGGTGACGGTCTTACGCTTGGCGTGTTCAGTGTAAGTGACCGCATCACGGATCACATTCTCCAGAAACACTTTCAGGACGCCACGGGTTTCCTCGTAGATGAGGCCGGAGATACGTTTCACTCCTCCGTGCCGAGCCAAACGGCGGATGGCGGGCTTGGTAATGCCCTGGATGTTATCTCGCAGCACTTTTCGGTGACGCTTGGCTCCTCCTTTACCCAaaccttttcctccctttcctcttccAGTCATGATGAGCACAGGATTGTACGTTCACGATGTTCACACTTCAAATTGACGATcacgaattttttttttttttttgttattgatttttatagagactttgagcctttCGGCTTCATTCGCCTCTTCGGAAACTACTAAAACCTAACAATCTTCTTACCCAGGGCATTTCCTCCCTGTGTAAACCTTAATCCGAGTTTGCTCGGTTACCTTAAAACTAAGCGTAAAACTAAAAGGAAgatcaatttatttaattatcaaattaaGATCAATATTAATTTACGACACATATTACTCTGATAAACTAAATTTCTTCATAAAGGTTTGTCATACGGAGGAATTTGAGGAGTTTTCGCTGACATTTGGGGTCGGGTGATAGGATGATGTCTATGCTGGTATCAAGATGGCATAAGGCGCGTTCGGTGGTATATCCATGGCAATCGGTGAGAATATGACGAACAGTAATGTTTACGCCACAAAAGCTGCATAACGGTGGACTGGACTTTTCTAGGAGATAGGAATGTGTAAGCCGGGTGTGTCCAATCCTGAGGCGTGATAGCACTCGTTGGTTCTGGCTGGAGTGTGTGTCTTTCCAGGCTGTTGTTGATGGTTTGATGGTTCGAAGAATAGAATTTTGTTTCCGGTGCCAGGTGAGGTTCCATTTTTGTCAACTattgttttgctccatttgttGAAGTCTCTGCGGGctatggttgtgttgttttctggAGGACGGAGCCGACCCTGGTTTGCAAGTTAGTCAGCTTTCTCGTTTCCGCTGATACTCGAGTGACCAGGTATCCAGCAGAATGTTATAACCGGGGAGTTATCTAGTTGATCTAATAGTTGGATGTACGGATCTCGGATGTTACCATGTTCTAGGGCGGCTAAAACACTGGCACTGTcggtgaaaataatatttggtTTATTAAGGCAAATACCTTCTTGCGCGGCGACTATCATGGCTATTGCTTCAGCTGAGAATATAGAGGTATGGTCTGGTAGTTTGATGGCACAACTGTTGTTGGAGGAGAAAATACCGAAACCGGCGGATTCATTAAGGACAGAGCCGTCGGTAAAGATATGATGGTGATTCTGGTATTTGCTTTGGATGAGACTGGTAAAATGATGGCCGGCGATATGGCTGCAATTTCCTGCACGTAGTTTATCTTTTAAAGACCAGTCAATTGTAGGCGGTTGACGATACCAAGGGCGTCCTCCGCGTCCGGTAAGCTTGCTGATATGGGGAAGCTGGTTGTTGGTAAGGGCATGAAATTGTGCATTGACTCTGTTGATAAATGATTCGGCTTTGATGTCCTTCTCTAGGAtgcgtcctgctgctgctgttaatcTGTTGGTGATAATGTAATCAAAAGGAAGAAGTCCGCTCTCACAAAGTAGAGAGAGGATTGGACTGGTGCAGAAGGCTCCAGTTGAAAGGCGGATGGCTGTATGGTATATGGGAGCAATACGCTTCTCAAAGTTTTCTCGTTGCCGAGAGACAATCTCAATACCGTAGAGAATTTTGGGAAGCAGCCAGCAATTGAGAATCTGCAGAAGTGTTAGACGTGATGCACGATGTTGTCCAGCTCCTAACATCCTAAAGAGGTTAAGTctggttttgcttcttttcttatCCGGTTGGAGTGGGGAATGAAAGTAAGTTTTGTGTCAAATGTAACACCTAATATTTTCGCTGAGTTTACATTTGGTATGATGTGGTTGTGAAGTTTGATTGGTAGTTTGCGATGAAAGCCCATTTTGCAGATATGAAGGATTTGAGATTTGGAATGGGATATTTCATGACCTGTCCACCGAGACCATTGCCTTATCTTGTCAACTCCTTTTTGGAGAAGCTGACGAGACGTGCTAACAGATCTCGATGAAGAGACCAGAATGATATCATCGGCATAGACAAAAGGTTTGATTTCATATGGAATGGAGCAAAACAGAGATTCTATACTGATAAGGAAAAGTGTAGGAGAAAGGATGGCGCCCTGAGGGACACCGTTTTCTAGAGGATATGGATTAGAAACACTATTACCGATTAGGACTCTAAATGATCTGTCTGTAAAAAATTGTCTATGAAATTAGTGAGCCGGCCACCAAAGCCCCAAAAAGCTAGTTGAGAAAGAATGGAATGGCGCCAAGTGCGATCAAAAGCTTTGGAAATATCTATGATGGCAAAGTCTATGTGATGATCCTGgtctattgatttttgaaTAGTATCATCTAATTTggcaaaatatgttttccgtGCCCAACCCGCTCCGAAAAGCGTGTTGGTCAGAGCTAAGCAGGTTTCTGTCTTCTAATTCTTGCGAGA includes:
- the LOC120906972 gene encoding histone H2A → MSGRGKGGKVKGKAKSRSNRAGLQFPVGRIHRLLRKGNYAERVGAGAPVYLAAVMEYLAAEVLELAGNAARDNKKTRIIPRHLQLAIRNDEELNKLLSGVTIAQGGVLPNIQAVLLPKKTEKKA
- the LOC120906977 gene encoding histone H4-like — encoded protein: MTGRGKGGKGLGKGGAKRHRKVLRDNIQGITKPAIRRLARHGGVKRISGLIYEETRGVLKVFLENVIRDAVTYTEHAKRKTVTAMDVVYALKRQGRTLYGFGG